A single region of the Drosophila takahashii strain IR98-3 E-12201 chromosome 2R, DtakHiC1v2, whole genome shotgun sequence genome encodes:
- the LOC108061485 gene encoding gram-negative bacteria-binding protein 3, whose amino-acid sequence MGRLPLSILLLVVAICFGHAYEAPDAQVRVFYPKGFEVSIPDAEGISLFAFHGKLNEEFDGLEAGQWARDIPTAKRGRWTFRDRETKLNQGDTLYFWTYVVYNGLGYRQDEGAHVVTGYDNQKT is encoded by the coding sequence ATGGGTCGACTTCCGCTGTCCATCCTGCTCCTAGTGGTGGCGATTTGTTTTGGCCACGCCTACGAGGCACCTGACGCCCAGGTGCGCGTGTTCTATCCCAAGGGATTCGAGGTCTCCATTCCGGATGCGGAGGGCATTTCACTGTTCGCCTTCCACGGCAAACTGAACGAGGAGTTCGACGGCCTGGAGGCTGGTCAATGGGCACGGGACATCCCAACGGCCAAGCGGGGACGCTGGACTTTTCGGGATCGCGAGACAAAGCTGAACCAGGGTGATACCCTGTACTTCTGGACCTACGTGGTTTACAATGGACTAGGGTATCGCCAGGACGAAGGAGCACATGTGGTAACCGGCTATGACAATCAAAAGACGTAA
- the Obp57e gene encoding general odorant-binding protein 57e has translation MRRKNHTKTRLIWLLVLFLFQFGYSEFIHPCTDYNGITEDEANGVLTDWPRNLNLAIVNKTHKCYVSCILYYYGVVATSGDVTLDKYYESGIIDQYAFGNSAVYNPCIQQTELTEDEAHQVLENWPDSPIDRVYKCFLTCVLLDLELISKSGEVQIDKYLKTGVVDWKWVAIDLVTCRIEFSDEKDLCELAYGIFNCYRRVKLEAEEKASKQNK, from the exons ATGCGTCGGAAGAATCATACTAAAACTCGCCTTATTTGGCTACTCGTTCTTTTTCTCTTTCAGTTT ggttATTCTGAGTTTATCCATCCGTGCACCGACTATAATGGGATAACAGAAGACGAAGCAAATGGAGTATTGACAGATTGGCCCCGCAATCTAAATTTGGCCATCGTTAATAAGACCCACAAGTGTTATGTGTcctgtattttgtattattatggCGTTGTAGCCACCTCTGGAGATGTTACACTGGACAAATACTATGAATCTGGGATTATTGATCAGTATGCGTTT GGAAACTCTGCAGTATATAATCCGTGTATTCAACAAACAGAGTTAACAGAAGATGAAGCGCACCAGGTATTGGAAAACTGGCCTGATTCCCCAATCGATCGGGTTTACAAGTGCTTTCTAACATGTGTGCTTTTGGACTTGGAGCTGATTAGTAAATCAGGGGAGGTGCAGATCGATAAGTATTTGAAAACTGGAGTTGTGGACTGGAAATGGGTGGCAATCGATTTGGTGACATGTCGCATAGAATTCAGTGATGAAAAAGATCTGTGTGAACTTGCATATGGAATTTTCAACTGTTATAGGAGGGTAAAACTCGAGGCCGAAGAGAAAgcttcaaaacaaaataaatag
- the Obp57d gene encoding general odorant-binding protein 57d gives MAVNLVSQIIGLLFVFVFQFSCIEYFDPCTHHNGIPEKEVEALFKDWPNNLNLASVNRTHKCYVTCILLYYQLVGTSGEIMLDKYFDSGVIDEYAFAPIMGRCLYEYREETDFCEHTFGLFNCFRQERLLSSDYINKQ, from the exons ATGGCAGTTAATCTAGTTTCTCAAATTATTGGGCTTCTCTTTGTGTTCGTATTTCAATTT AGTTGTATTGAGTACTTTGATCCGTGCACTCATCACAATGGGATACCAGAAAAGGAAGTAGAAGCATTGTTTAAAGATTGGCCTAACAATCTGAATCTGGCCAGCGTTAATAGGACCCACAAGTGTTATGTCAcctgtattttattatattatcaaCTGGTTGGTACCTCTGGCGAGATTATGCTAGACAAATACTTCGACTCTGGGGTAATTGATGAGTATGCGTTTGCACCCATAATGGGACGATGCCTTTATGAATATAGAGAAGAAACTGATTTTTGTGAGCATACTTTCGGCTTGTTCAACTGTTTCAGGCAGGAGAGGTTATTGAGCTCAGACTATATAAACAAACAGTAA
- the Cpr57A gene encoding cuticle protein 8 has translation MKQFIVLVVCLLGATARADVSHLVTPEPKVPASPYVFSYQAGRAPGHVDRQHTEVSDGSGVIRGAFSYVDPKNQVRTVQYVADEHGFHPQLSHKLEDSAAVQAAKKRHFEAYNRIAQEHASHTPGQAALANAPHASAAVAHATQKHLNAFERIAAEHAAIGRQQEAQRLALAAQSEHGDIEDGQYHP, from the exons ATGAAGCAGTTTATAGTTTTG GTCGTTTGTTTATTGGGAGCCACCGCCAGGGCTGATGTGTCCCATTTGGTCACCCCGGAGCCAAAGGTTCCGGCCAGTCCGTATGTGTTTAGCTACCAGGCTGGTCGAGCTCCCGGACATGTGGATCGCCAGCACACCGAGGTATCCGATGGATCGGGCGTTATTCGCGGGGCCTTCTCCTATGTGGACCCCAAGAACCAGGTGCGCACCGTGCAGTATGTGGCCGATGAGCATGGCTTCCATCCCCAGCTGAGCCACAAACTGGAGGACAGTGCCGCTGTCCAGGCGGCCAAGAAAAGGCATTTTGAAGCCTACAACCGAATTGCGCAAGAGCATGCCAGTCACACACCAGGCCAGGCA GCACTAGCTAACGCTCCGCATGCCAGCGCCGCCGTTGCTCATGCTACCCAAAAGCACCTGAACGCCTTCGAGCGGATCGCAGCCGAGCACGCGGCCATTGGACGCCAGCAGGAGGCTCAGCGTCTGGCACTGGCCGCCCAATCCGAGCATGGAGATATCGAAGATGGTCAGTACCACCCGTAA
- the LOC108061587 gene encoding trypsin 3A1 has product MPWQLAIKDEMLSLELRLAIALWLIWTTAAAQNSTDGGGDQDGRIVGGWETHITFFPHQVSLQLGTRHACGGTILSPTIILTAAHCVLEYTKPQYYVIRAGSSDWSKGGSYIRVQRIIPHPKFHDPTRMNNDIAVVQLQQPLVYSRDIQPIKLATSQDRIQPTAQLFVSGWGTTSISQMQPEKRLRYTVVQLRDQDQCARNYFGAGTVTNTMFCAGTQMGGRDSCQGDSGGPLVTSLDGQMKLYGVVSWGFGCANAMFPGVYTRVSAYGDWIAQTMEELV; this is encoded by the coding sequence ATGCCATGGCAGTTGGCAATTAAAGACGAAATGCTTAGTTTGGAACTGAGACTGGCCATAGCTCTCTGGCTAATCTGGACGACGGCGGCGGCCCAGAACTCCACGGATGGCGGTGGTGATCAGGATGGCCGCATTGTCGGCGGCTGGGAGACGCACATCACCTTCTTTCCGCACCAAGTATCCCTGCAGTTGGGCACTCGCCACGCCTGCGGCGGAACCATCCTTTCGCCCACCATCATCCTCACAGCCGCCCACTGTGTGCTGGAGTACACCAAGCCGCAGTACTATGTAATTCGAGCCGGATCCAGTGATTGGTCCAAGGGCGGCAGCTACATCCGCGTCCAGCGCATTATACCGCATCCAAAGTTCCACGATCCGACGAGAATGAACAACGATATCGCTGTTGTTCAGCTGCAGCAACCGCTAGTGTATAGTCGGGATATTCAGCCCATAAAACTGGCCACCAGTCAGGACAGGATTCAGCCGACGGCCCAGCTTTTTGTCAGCGGTTGGGGCACGACGTCGATCTCTCAAATGCAGCCGGAGAAGCGTCTTCGTTACACAGTTGTCCAGCTCAGAGATCAGGATCAGTGTGCCAGAAACTATTTCGGAGCTGGCACCGTGACAAACACCATGTTCTGTGCGGGAACCCAGATGGGAGGAAGGGACAGCTGCCAGGGAGATTCGGGAGGACCGCTGGTCACCTCCCTCGATGGTCAGATGAAACTCTACGGCGTTGTGTCCTGGGGCTTTGGCTGCGCAAACGCAATGTTTCCTGGAGTTTACACAAGGGTTTCCGCCTATGGTGACTGGATTGCGCAGACAATGGAAGAGCTGGTCTAG
- the BORCS7 gene encoding BLOC-1-related complex subunit 7: MASATSSSARHLFDESKKRLCARVGVNVNNLGSVARQVVRGSKSNEIMHQTLKNFTQVDVVSDYSHQNLQKMTLILQHVGYQYDVMQDSVNHLDYLKEQVTAMER, encoded by the exons ATGGCCTCAGCGACCAGTTCAAGTGCTCGTCATCTATTTGACGAATCTAAGAAGCGATTGTGTGCCCGCGTGGGGGTAAATGTGAATAATTTGG GATCTGTGGCCCGACAGGTTGTACGAGGTTCCAAGAGCAATGAG ATAATGCACCAAACCCTGAAGAACTTCACCCAGGTGGACGTCGTCTCGGACTATAGCCACCAGAATCTGCAGAAGATGACGCTGATCCTGCAGCACGTGGGCTACCAGTACGATGTGATGCAGGATAGCGTTAACCACTTGGATTACCTCAAGGAGCAGGTGACGGCCATGGAAAGATGA
- the lms gene encoding ventral anterior homeobox 1 gives MNSQSAVRRYPHSFSIEQILAKPEMRSSNSFQESEQDESARSGLCGSVSRVSSPATSSCLEDNLDDGKSDIDLASDDGNGLGDDRKKRPRTAFSAAQIKALETEFERGKYLSVAKRTALAKQLQLTETQIKIWFQNRRTKWKRKYTSDVETLASHYYAQLGIGGLARPMVVGDRLWLFSQTPTGPTPIQSIMLNGNGSAAPMASAAATGSPMRPYPTSGGMPPLPGPSVMESARNAILARGQPLNFALPFGVAKPTAGGVPSTSYIPRCKSYAGSYVDYAASLPPNEAYLQMKYATLPPETEGGSSSNGLAELERVFGDANANFLQQRSTPATGAATSYGHEGLNQAQRSRRPTQSESECSDIDCEQLDEDEEPPATE, from the exons ATGAATTCGCAATCGGCAGTGCGGCGTTACCCACACAGTTTCTCCATCGAACAAATTCTGGCCAAGCCGGAAATGCGTAGCTCCAATTCCTTTCAGGAATCCGAGCAGGATGAGAGTGCTCGCAGTGGCCTATGTGGTAGTGTTTCGCGTGTTTCCAGTCCAGCCACATCGAGTTGTTTGGAGGATAACTTAGACGACGGCAAAAGTGATATCGATCTGGCTTCAGACGATGGAAACG GCCTCGGCGATGACCGCAAGAAGCGTCCGAGAACCGCCTTTTCGGCAGCCCAAATCAAAGCCCTGGAAACCGAGTTCGAGAGGGGAAAGTATCTATCGGTGGCCAAGCGAACAGCACTGGCCAAGCAGCTGCAACTCACAGAAACGCAG ATAAAGATCTGGTTCCAAAACCGGCGGACCAAGTGGAAGCGCAAGTACACCTCGGACGTGGAGACGCTGGCCTCGCATTATTACGCTCAGCTGGGAATCGGGGGATTGGCCAGACCCATGGTGGTCGGAGATCGGCTGTGGCTCTTTAGCCAAACGCCAACGGGTCCCACGCCCATTCAGTCCATCATGCTGAATGGTAACGGATCTGCCGCCCCCATGGCGTCGGCGGCGGCCACCGGATCACCAATGCGTCCGTATCCGACGAGTGGCGGGATGCCACCATTGCCGGGGCCCAGTGTGATGGAGAGTGCCCGCAATGCGATCCTGGCACGGGGACAGCCCCTGAACTTTGCCCTGCCCTTTGGAGTGGCCAAGCCAACGGCGGGAGGTGTGCCCTCCACCAGCTACATCCCTCGCTGCAAGTCGTATGCCGGAAGCTATGTGGATTACGCGGCATCCCTTCCTCCAAACGAGGCTTATCTGCAGATGAAGTACGCCACACTGCCGCCGGAAACGGAAGGCGGCTCCTCCTCCAATGGATTGGCCGAACTGGAACGAGTTTTCGGAGATGCAAACGCCAACTTCCTACAGCAACGAAGCACTCCAGCCACTGGAGCAGCCACGTCCTACGGCCATGAGGGATTAAATCAAGCCCAAAGGAGCCGAAGACCCACGCAATCAGAGTCCGAGTGCAGCGACATCGACTGCGAGCAGCTGGACGAGGATGAGGAGCCACCGGCTACGGAGTGA
- the Mgat1 gene encoding alpha-1,3-mannosyl-glycoprotein 2-beta-N-acetylglucosaminyltransferase, translated as MRSRKVLLIVGFLVTWTYATYYLLLRHTGVHTSRNLAHQSYRLNSQAREASQQSHHLAKNVFEFVKIKYLENQQEASTPQISIVAAEISAVLPAEQLAVAKTATARIPTKTYLANGEPVFPVLVFACNRVSVKKCIDNLVQYRPSVEQFPIIVSQDCGDEPTKEVILSYGQQVTLIEQPDLSDITVLPKEKKFKGYYKIARHYGWALNTTFGVGFEFVIIVEDDLNVAPDFFEYFLGTHKLLKQDSSLWCVSAWNDNGKAAVVDAAQPELLYRTDFFPGLGWMLTKDLWGELSVKWPKSFWDDWIRHPAQRKDRVCIRPEISRTRTFGKIGVSNGLFFDKYLKHIKLSEDFVQFTKINMSYLLKDNYDNTFLRRVYTYPIVTYDELRRNLIRIEGPVRIQYTTREQYKRTTKMLGLMDDFKSGVPRTAYHGIVSFYYNKRRVHLAPNANWKGYELSWS; from the exons ATGCGATCGCGCAAGGTGCTGCTCATAGTTGGCTTCCTGGTTACGTGGACCTATGCCACCTACTATCTCCTGTTGCGCCACACGGGCGTCCACACCAGTCGCAATCTGGCGCACCAATCCTACAGGCTCAACTCGCAGGCACGCGAAGCGAGTCAGCAGAGCCATCATCTAGCCAAGAATGTCTTCGAGTTTGTCAAAATCAAGTACCTGGAGAACCAGCAGGAAGCCTCCACTCCCCAGATTAGCATCGTGGCTGCCGAGATATCAGCAGTGCTGCCGGCGGAGCAGCTGGCGGTGGCCAAGACGGCCACGGCGCGCATTCCAACGAAAACATATCTGGCCAACGGCGAGCCCGTCTTCCCCGTGCTGGTCTTCGCCTGCAATCGGGTGTCGGTGAAGAAGTGCATCGACAATCTGGTCCAGTACAGGCCCAGCGTGGAGCAGTTCCCCATTATTGTGTCGCAG GACTGCGGCGACGAGCCCACCAAGGAGGTGATCCTCTCGTACGGCCAGCAGGTCACCCTCATCGAGCAGCCCGATCTGAGCGACATCACCGTGCTGCCCAAGGAGAAGAAGTTCAAGGGCTACTACAAGATAGCCCGCCATTATGGCTGGGCTCTGAACACCACCTTCGGCGTGGGCTTCGAGTTCGTCATCATTGTCGAGGACGATCTGAATGTGGCGCCCGACTTCTTTGAGTACTTCCTGGGCACGCACAAGCTGCTCAAGCAGGATTCCAGCCTGTGGTGCGTTTCGGCGTGGAATGACAACGGCAAGGCCGCCGTCGTGGATGCGGCGCAGCCGGAGCTGCTCTACCGCACCGACTTCTTCCCCGGTCTCGGCTGGATGCTCACCAAAGATCTGTGGGGCGAGCTGTCGGTCAAATGGCCCAAATC CTTCTGGGATGATTGGATACGTCACCCGGCCCAGCGCAAAGATCGCGTGTGCATTAGGCCCGAAATATCGCGGACTCGCACGTTTGGAAAAATAGGCGTATCCAA CGGTCTGTTCTTTGATAAGTATCTGAAGCACATTAAACTCAGTGAGGACTTTGTGCagttcacaaaaatcaatatgaGCTACCTGCTGAAG GACAATTACGATAACACCTTTCTGCGGCGCGTTTACACGTATCCCATTGTTACGTACGATGAACTGCGTCGAAACCTCATCAG AATTGAAGGCCCAGTTCGCATCCAATACACTACTAGGGAGCAATACAAGCGGACAACCAAGATGTTGGGGCTGATGGATGACTTCAAG AGCGGTGTTCCTCGGACTGCTTACCATGGCATCGTCTCCTTCTACTACAATAAAAGGCGCGTGCACTTGGCACCGAATGCCAACTGGAAGGGCTACGAGCTCTCTTGGAGCTAA
- the qsm gene encoding uncharacterized protein qsm yields the protein MLLSMQMWRSLWLAALFCGLAQAKGSHKVHCSEDQMRVDIGLPDAESKDQSAPQIYLEGLKGYPDVRCQPQIDGSLAVFRLSLSDFYECGVTRMVNQLTGKKVYYHKIIIESASSKEIVSVKCITTASPAYNVMMNATAGSIHGLVKRDVLPAGFQEPEDLEITTSLTKRAPEPRLSIGVSQDGQKFTRDLTVKSGTPLTMEINLDEDSAPVYGLGVNYLDVTDTHTSSETLIFKGCTVDPYLFENFNTINGDILSAKFKAFKFPDSSYVQFRATVNVCLDKCLGTQCSNNQVGFGRRKREISSANKVYEISLAMFLQVQDIEGVNKNEVLQLEEKLRELKLANQRLARNSRGNFAVEQTPASAQPAFVVDERELGHLSSGSGSASKGLSLVLSTLIGALSWRLM from the exons GCTCCCACAAGGTACACTGTTCGGAGGATCAGATGAGGGTGGACATCGGACTGCCGGATGCGGAATCGAAGGATCAGAGTGCACCTCAAATATATCTAGAGGGATTAAAGGGTTACCCAGATGTGCGATGCCAACCGCAGATCGATGGATCGCTGGCcgtttttcggctttcgctgAGTGACTTTTACGAGTGCGGCGTCACGAGGATGGTCAATCAGCTGACG GGCAAGAAGGTGTATTACCATAAAATCATCATCGAGTCGGCAAGCAGCAAGGAGATCGTCAGCGTCAAATGCATCACCACTGCCAGTCCCGCCTATAATGTGATGATGAATGCCACCGCCGGGTCCATCCACGGCCTGGTCAAGCGGGATGTGCTGCCGGCGGGATTCCAGGAACCCGA GGATCTGGAGATCACGACATCGCTGACCAAGCGGGCACCGGAACCCAGACTTTCCATCGGCGTCAGCCAGGATGGTCAGAAGTTCACCAGGGACTTGACTGTTAAGTCG GGTACACCTTTGACCATGGAAATCAATCTGGACGAGGACTCTGCACCTGTTTATGGTCTGGGTGTGAACTATCTGGATGTGACGGACACGCATACCTCCTCGGAAACGCTAATCTTCAAGGG CTGCACTGTGGATCCCTATCTGTTTGAGAACTTCAACACCATCAACGGTGACATTTTGAGTGCCAAGTTCAAGGCCTTCAAGTTCCCCGACTCGTCGTACGTCCAATTCCGGGCCACGGTCAACGTGTGTCTGGACAAGTGCCTCGGCACCCAGTGCTCCAACAACCAGGTGGGCTTCGGCCGACGCAAGCGGGAAATCAGCTCAGCGAACAAGGTCTACGAGATTTCGCTGGCCATGTTTTTGCAGGTGCAGGACATCGAAGGAGTCAACAAGA ATGAAGTCCTGCAGCTGGAGGAGAAGCTGCGGGAGCTGAAGCTGGCCAACCAACGCCTGGCGAGGAATAGTCGTGGCAACTTTGCCGTGGAGCAGACGCCCGCCAGTGCTCAGCCCGCCTTCGTGGTGGACGAGCGGGAGCTGGGACACCTCAGCTCGGGATCGGGATCCGCTTCCAAAGGCCTGTCGCTGGTTCTGTCGACGCTCATTGGGGCCCTGAGTTGGCGGCTGATGTAG